A single genomic interval of Halorubrum aethiopicum harbors:
- a CDS encoding 4-carboxy-4-hydroxy-2-oxoadipate aldolase/oxaloacetate decarboxylase, whose product MVVVRDFERPDRETIDALGESDAASVHEALGERTAMDPEVGPINEEVTVCGPACTVRVPPGDNAMVHLASDLAEPGDVLVVATESRRAAVWGELLTRNAKRQGLGGLVTDGNVRDTDHLSESEFPVFSAAVSQAGAVKETPGSVNVPVSVGGVAVRPGDVVVGDRDGVTVVPREAADDAAAAAAAIADHEATLRERIDEGETLADILGIRDLIDDADVRVVDSPEDV is encoded by the coding sequence ATGGTCGTTGTGAGGGACTTCGAACGGCCGGACCGGGAGACGATCGACGCGCTCGGCGAGTCGGACGCCGCGAGCGTTCACGAGGCGCTGGGGGAACGGACGGCGATGGACCCGGAGGTCGGGCCGATAAACGAGGAGGTCACGGTCTGTGGCCCCGCCTGTACGGTCCGGGTCCCGCCAGGCGACAACGCGATGGTCCACCTCGCGTCCGACCTGGCGGAGCCGGGCGACGTCCTCGTCGTCGCCACGGAGTCGCGCCGGGCGGCGGTCTGGGGTGAACTGCTCACGCGCAACGCGAAACGGCAGGGGCTCGGCGGGCTCGTCACCGACGGCAACGTCCGGGACACGGACCACCTCTCGGAGAGCGAGTTCCCGGTGTTCTCGGCGGCCGTCTCGCAGGCGGGCGCGGTGAAGGAGACCCCCGGATCGGTGAACGTCCCGGTCTCCGTCGGCGGCGTCGCCGTCCGACCGGGCGACGTCGTCGTCGGCGACCGGGACGGCGTCACCGTGGTCCCGCGCGAGGCGGCCGACGACGCGGCGGCGGCCGCGGCGGCGATCGCCGACCACGAGGCGACCTTACGCGAGCGGATCGACGAGGGGGAGACCCTGGCCGATATCCTCGGGATCCGCGACCTGATCGACGACGCGGACGTCCGCGTCGTCGACTCGCCCGAAGACGTGTGA
- a CDS encoding oligopeptide/dipeptide ABC transporter ATP-binding protein has protein sequence MSADDPVLELESMDKHFKTTSSFVETVKETVFGEGPKLVRAVDDLDMTLEQNQVQGVIGESGCGKTTLLRTVMGLYDPTGGDVRFQGQSTSEFDKADWKEFRRKVQIVFQDPFNSLDPKFSVRRTIAEPLEIHDIDYERSDIEEMLEKVGLTPASQYIQQFPNQLSGGEKQRVAIARALITDPEVILADEPSSMLDVSTQAEILNLLNGLTSEFGVSMIYISHDLSTVSYICDEINVMYLGRIVEKAETRELLSDPKHPYTKALIQSIPIPDPHHERERATIGGEPGDPIDMPEGCRFKTRCPDRMDVCDHTPLDVDPDGEGERSVACHLYYDHEATAGDAEGPVEEHTPETPT, from the coding sequence ATGAGCGCGGACGACCCTGTCCTCGAGCTCGAGTCGATGGACAAACACTTCAAGACGACATCGAGCTTCGTCGAGACGGTCAAGGAGACCGTCTTCGGGGAGGGGCCGAAGCTCGTTCGCGCCGTCGACGACCTGGACATGACGCTCGAGCAGAACCAGGTCCAGGGCGTCATCGGCGAGAGCGGCTGCGGCAAGACGACGCTCCTGCGGACCGTCATGGGGCTGTACGACCCGACGGGCGGTGACGTCCGGTTCCAGGGGCAGTCGACGAGCGAGTTCGACAAGGCCGACTGGAAGGAGTTCCGCCGGAAGGTACAGATCGTGTTCCAGGACCCGTTCAACTCCCTGGACCCGAAGTTCAGCGTCCGCCGGACGATCGCGGAGCCCCTGGAGATACACGACATCGACTACGAGCGGTCCGACATCGAGGAGATGCTCGAGAAGGTCGGACTGACGCCCGCGAGCCAGTACATCCAGCAGTTCCCGAACCAGCTGTCGGGCGGGGAGAAACAGCGGGTCGCCATCGCGCGGGCGCTCATCACCGACCCCGAGGTGATCCTCGCCGACGAACCGTCGTCGATGCTCGACGTCTCGACGCAGGCGGAGATCCTCAACCTGTTGAACGGGCTGACCAGCGAGTTCGGCGTCTCGATGATCTACATCTCCCACGACCTCTCGACGGTCTCGTACATCTGCGACGAGATCAACGTGATGTACCTGGGACGGATCGTCGAGAAGGCCGAGACCAGGGAGCTGCTCTCGGACCCGAAACATCCGTACACGAAGGCGCTGATCCAGTCGATCCCGATCCCGGATCCGCACCACGAGCGCGAGCGGGCGACGATCGGCGGCGAGCCGGGCGACCCGATCGACATGCCGGAGGGGTGTCGGTTCAAGACGCGCTGTCCGGATCGGATGGACGTGTGTGACCACACGCCGCTCGACGTCGACCCCGACGGCGAGGGGGAGCGCTCGGTCGCCTGTCACCTCTACTACGACCACGAAGCGACGGCCGGCGACGCGGAGGGGCCGGTCGAGGAACACACCCCGGAGACACCGACATGA
- a CDS encoding ABC transporter permease has translation MSIADKVHAYRNSDLAIIARRALENLLEERITRVAFVILAIILVMGLIGPAIAPYSYNTQQMTDDGELMRYAEPSLEHPLGTNDRGEDVLSRLLYGARATLITGLLAGGLMMTIGLTVGMTAGYVGGRTESFLMRFVDFMYGIPFIPFAIVLITFFGAGFYTTVAILGLVLWRFIARVIRSQVLQINQRPYIMAARATGASTPWIMRKHILPNIANMAALFFAMGVGLAILEQAGLSFIGVTDPFTPTWGIMIRNANQAGRIAEAWWWTFPPGIMIALTVLSLYLLGRGYEGSGDDEVVV, from the coding sequence ATGAGTATCGCTGACAAGGTTCACGCGTATCGCAACAGCGACCTCGCGATCATCGCGAGGCGTGCGCTCGAGAACCTCCTCGAGGAACGGATCACGAGGGTCGCCTTCGTGATCCTGGCGATCATCCTCGTCATGGGCCTGATCGGCCCGGCGATCGCACCGTACTCGTACAACACCCAGCAGATGACCGACGACGGCGAGCTGATGCGCTACGCCGAGCCGTCGCTCGAGCACCCCCTCGGCACGAACGACCGCGGCGAGGACGTCCTCTCGCGGCTGCTGTACGGCGCGCGGGCGACGCTCATCACCGGGCTGCTCGCCGGCGGCCTGATGATGACGATCGGGTTAACGGTCGGGATGACGGCCGGATACGTCGGCGGGAGGACGGAGAGCTTCCTCATGCGATTCGTCGACTTCATGTACGGGATCCCCTTCATCCCGTTCGCGATCGTCCTCATCACGTTCTTCGGGGCGGGATTCTACACCACGGTCGCCATCCTGGGACTGGTGCTCTGGCGGTTCATAGCCAGGGTGATACGATCCCAGGTGCTCCAGATAAACCAACGGCCGTACATCATGGCCGCGCGGGCGACCGGGGCGAGCACCCCGTGGATCATGCGGAAACACATCCTCCCGAACATCGCGAACATGGCCGCGCTGTTCTTCGCGATGGGCGTCGGGCTGGCGATCCTCGAGCAGGCCGGCCTCTCGTTCATCGGGGTCACGGACCCGTTCACGCCGACGTGGGGGATCATGATCCGGAACGCGAACCAAGCGGGGCGTATCGCCGAGGCCTGGTGGTGGACGTTCCCGCCGGGCATCATGATCGCGTTGACCGTGCTGTCGCTGTACCTGCTCGGTCGCGGCTACGAGGGAAGCGGTGACGACGAGGTGGTGGTGTAA
- a CDS encoding ABC transporter substrate-binding protein, which yields MPSSGNRVERQSIDRRQALKVISVASAAALAGCGGNGSGGDGGGGDGGGGDGSGDGGGDGSGGGGGGSPEGLGERVPTLTFQYWSDQGPPTILFEETISSIQSVASDVGIQIETQPMTTAEGITAVSDDVRDFHLAVNSHGPDPGRLDPNGLLQSYSIDNAGSNGQYNPSNYANTEFSNLADEQSSIGVPSDRREVVGEAMSLYSEDLPFIPTIERPTTAAINTDMVEPVEAGGAGLSAVNWAALVESGAQTTSGTDTILANLPGEFLTSSFYPTVGDTDSLGLYTQLTHSPLMLYDSNYERVPVLAEDWEVSDDGTAVTFNLRDATFHNGEPVTATDVKWTYEFLSEQYHNGPYQWTDLPEELTVEAVDETTARFETPEPAPTLVTAQLPTFGVLPRDAYVDAGIEENPTDFEDPMIGAGPYEIATYNNQENIELVPHDGNPAFDVESSIIMSIYDSVSAVRRAFENEELAIAVTLTPDAGRQISETMGDTAQIVNGAAFLPFGMMPQMSYAPGMHMEFRQALSHMVDRQGLNETYAFGESDEVTYCTFNSQQHPWYNEEYLSEAGPETRDVETARQVLEDAGWGWDDDGNLYYPEDADLEAWPEGETPNPDNF from the coding sequence ATGCCATCAAGTGGCAACCGCGTGGAGCGGCAGAGCATAGACCGTCGACAAGCGCTGAAAGTCATCTCCGTGGCGTCCGCCGCCGCGCTCGCCGGCTGTGGCGGGAACGGCTCCGGTGGAGACGGAGGCGGCGGCGACGGGGGCGGCGGCGACGGAAGCGGAGACGGAGGCGGCGACGGCTCCGGTGGCGGCGGCGGCGGCAGTCCGGAGGGACTCGGCGAGCGGGTTCCGACGCTGACCTTCCAGTACTGGTCGGACCAGGGGCCGCCGACGATCCTGTTCGAGGAGACCATCTCGAGCATCCAGTCCGTCGCGTCGGACGTCGGCATCCAGATCGAGACGCAGCCGATGACGACCGCGGAGGGGATCACGGCGGTGAGCGACGACGTGCGCGACTTCCACCTGGCCGTGAACAGCCACGGTCCGGACCCGGGGCGGCTCGACCCCAACGGACTGCTCCAGTCGTACAGCATCGACAACGCCGGGTCGAACGGTCAGTACAACCCCTCGAACTACGCCAACACGGAGTTCTCGAACCTCGCCGACGAGCAGTCGTCGATCGGGGTTCCCTCCGACCGGCGGGAGGTCGTCGGCGAGGCGATGAGCCTCTACTCGGAGGACCTGCCGTTCATCCCGACCATCGAGCGGCCGACGACGGCCGCGATCAACACGGACATGGTCGAGCCCGTCGAGGCGGGCGGAGCGGGCCTCTCCGCGGTCAACTGGGCCGCGCTCGTCGAGTCGGGCGCGCAGACGACGAGCGGCACCGACACGATCCTGGCGAACCTGCCGGGGGAGTTCCTCACGAGCAGCTTCTACCCGACCGTCGGCGACACCGACTCGCTGGGGCTGTACACGCAGCTGACGCACTCGCCGCTGATGCTGTACGACTCCAACTACGAGCGGGTGCCCGTGCTCGCGGAGGACTGGGAGGTCTCGGACGACGGGACGGCGGTGACGTTCAACCTCCGCGACGCCACGTTCCACAACGGGGAGCCGGTGACCGCGACCGACGTCAAGTGGACCTACGAGTTCCTGAGCGAGCAGTACCACAACGGTCCCTACCAGTGGACCGACCTCCCCGAGGAGCTGACCGTGGAGGCCGTCGACGAGACCACGGCCCGCTTCGAGACGCCGGAGCCGGCGCCGACGCTGGTGACGGCACAGCTCCCGACGTTCGGCGTGCTGCCGCGTGACGCGTACGTCGACGCCGGCATCGAGGAGAACCCGACGGACTTCGAGGACCCCATGATCGGCGCGGGGCCCTACGAGATCGCGACGTACAACAACCAGGAGAACATCGAACTCGTTCCGCACGACGGGAACCCGGCGTTCGACGTCGAGTCGTCGATCATCATGTCGATCTACGACAGCGTCTCGGCGGTCCGCCGCGCCTTCGAGAACGAGGAGCTCGCCATCGCGGTGACGCTGACGCCCGACGCCGGCCGGCAGATCAGCGAGACGATGGGCGACACCGCACAGATCGTCAACGGGGCGGCGTTCCTGCCGTTCGGCATGATGCCGCAGATGTCGTACGCGCCCGGCATGCACATGGAGTTCCGCCAGGCGCTCTCGCACATGGTCGACCGGCAGGGCCTGAACGAGACGTACGCCTTCGGCGAGTCCGACGAGGTGACGTACTGTACGTTCAACTCCCAACAGCACCCGTGGTACAACGAGGAGTACCTCAGCGAGGCCGGCCCGGAGACCCGCGACGTCGAGACCGCCCGGCAGGTCCTCGAGGACGCCGGCTGGGGCTGGGACGACGACGGCAACCTCTACTACCCCGAGGACGCGGACCTCGAGGCGTGGCCCGAGGGCGAGACGCCGAACCCGGACAACTTCTGA
- a CDS encoding fumarylacetoacetate hydrolase family protein, translating to MRKVRFRDPAGSVRTGEWTDDDELRFGEEKFDPDEVDVLPPTEPSKIVCVGLNYSAHAEETDSEIPDRPLLFLKGPNTLAAHGDTISLPEGKERVDHEAEFGVVIGEQCRNVPEDRAEEVIAGYTCVNDLSNRDDQEKEQNWIRGKAFDNAAPIGPVVADPEHVPDDAEIKLTVNGEVKQHSSIDDLIFSVPELISEITKLVTLERGDVIATGTPSGISPLSDGDTVAVTVEGVGTLEHDIVGAGEFSGDVDHRFMPNQ from the coding sequence ATGCGAAAGGTTAGATTTCGAGATCCGGCTGGATCCGTCCGTACCGGCGAGTGGACCGACGACGACGAGCTTCGATTCGGCGAGGAGAAGTTCGATCCGGACGAGGTCGACGTGCTCCCGCCGACAGAACCGAGCAAGATCGTCTGCGTCGGGCTCAACTACTCGGCGCACGCCGAGGAGACCGACTCGGAGATCCCCGACCGACCGCTTCTGTTCTTGAAGGGACCGAACACGCTTGCCGCCCACGGGGACACGATCTCGCTGCCGGAGGGGAAAGAACGGGTCGACCACGAGGCCGAGTTTGGCGTCGTCATCGGCGAGCAGTGCCGAAACGTTCCCGAGGACAGAGCCGAGGAGGTCATCGCCGGCTACACCTGCGTGAACGACCTCTCGAACCGCGACGACCAGGAGAAAGAACAGAACTGGATCCGCGGGAAGGCGTTCGACAACGCCGCGCCGATCGGACCGGTCGTCGCCGACCCGGAACACGTCCCCGACGACGCGGAGATCAAGCTGACGGTCAACGGCGAGGTGAAACAGCACTCCTCGATCGACGACCTGATCTTCTCCGTCCCGGAACTCATAAGCGAGATCACGAAGCTGGTCACCCTCGAGCGCGGCGACGTCATCGCGACGGGGACGCCCTCGGGCATCAGTCCGCTCAGCGACGGCGACACGGTCGCGGTCACGGTCGAGGGCGTCGGCACGCTCGAACACGACATCGTGGGAGCGGGCGAGTTCTCCGGCGACGTCGACCACCGGTTCATGCCGAACCAGTGA
- a CDS encoding ABC transporter ATP-binding protein yields the protein MTDPILEFEDVDIRYRTEQGNDVHAVNDASFSIDRHDYFGLVGESGCGKSTIADAIVGGLDANGEVTSGTIRYKGEEIQDYSEKEFNQNVRWKEISVIPQSSMNSLDPVMKLSSQAIEMAKYHTDLTETEAVDRLRELFEVVGLSESRIHDYPHQFSGGMQQRAIIAFALYLRPSLIIADEPTTALDVIMQDQIIDYINGLKDDWDISMLMITHDISVVFENCDSMAVMHGGQVAETGSVVDVFDRPRHPYAILLQNAFPDVRFPDRELAVIDGHPPQLRGEVDFCTFADRCPWAKPECREGAPEAQAVAGDDDHQAWCIRADEMEELAADHLDRNATEESILEGQQ from the coding sequence ATGACGGACCCAATACTAGAGTTCGAAGACGTCGACATTCGCTATCGAACGGAGCAAGGAAACGACGTACACGCGGTCAACGACGCGTCGTTCTCGATAGACCGGCACGACTACTTCGGGCTGGTCGGCGAGAGCGGCTGCGGCAAGAGCACGATCGCGGACGCCATCGTGGGCGGCCTCGACGCCAACGGCGAGGTCACCTCCGGGACGATCCGGTACAAGGGCGAGGAGATCCAGGACTACTCCGAGAAGGAGTTCAACCAGAACGTTCGCTGGAAGGAGATCTCGGTCATCCCGCAGTCCTCGATGAACAGCCTGGACCCGGTGATGAAGCTGAGCAGCCAGGCGATCGAGATGGCGAAGTACCACACGGACCTCACGGAGACGGAGGCGGTCGACCGGCTCCGCGAGCTGTTCGAGGTCGTCGGGCTCTCCGAGTCGCGGATCCACGACTACCCGCACCAGTTCTCCGGCGGGATGCAACAGCGGGCGATCATCGCGTTCGCGCTGTACCTCCGGCCCAGCCTCATCATCGCCGACGAGCCGACGACGGCGCTGGACGTGATCATGCAGGACCAGATCATCGACTACATCAACGGCCTGAAAGACGACTGGGACATCAGCATGCTGATGATCACCCACGACATCTCGGTCGTCTTCGAGAACTGCGACTCGATGGCCGTGATGCACGGCGGGCAGGTCGCGGAGACCGGGAGCGTGGTCGACGTGTTCGACAGGCCCCGCCACCCGTACGCGATCCTGTTGCAGAACGCGTTCCCGGACGTCCGGTTCCCGGACCGCGAGCTGGCGGTCATCGACGGCCACCCGCCGCAGCTTCGCGGCGAGGTGGACTTCTGTACGTTCGCCGACCGGTGCCCCTGGGCGAAACCCGAGTGCCGCGAGGGCGCGCCCGAGGCACAGGCCGTCGCCGGCGACGACGACCACCAGGCCTGGTGTATCCGCGCGGACGAGATGGAGGAGCTGGCCGCCGACCACCTCGATCGGAACGCCACCGAGGAGAGCATCCTGGAGGGACAACAATGA
- a CDS encoding universal stress protein, with translation MTVLIAVGETEAMNRVVPLGYELAEKYDDTVTAFHVVPRSEFEDHKETIESSKRFHDLSITQEKESAARFARRAVRDAVPEFENARVDARGAVGEPADEIVSIANEIDPRYLVLGGRRRSPVGKALFGSITQDVLLDVDCPVVTVMTD, from the coding sequence GTGACCGTTCTGATAGCTGTCGGCGAGACCGAGGCCATGAACCGTGTCGTCCCGCTCGGCTACGAACTCGCGGAGAAGTACGACGATACCGTCACGGCGTTCCACGTCGTTCCGCGGTCCGAGTTCGAAGACCACAAGGAAACCATCGAGAGTTCGAAGCGGTTCCACGACCTCTCGATCACCCAGGAGAAGGAGAGCGCCGCCCGCTTCGCCCGCCGCGCGGTCCGCGACGCGGTTCCGGAGTTCGAGAACGCCCGCGTCGACGCGCGCGGGGCCGTCGGGGAGCCGGCGGACGAGATCGTCTCGATCGCGAACGAGATCGACCCGCGGTACCTCGTGCTCGGGGGGCGACGCCGGTCGCCCGTCGGGAAGGCGCTGTTCGGGAGCATCACCCAGGACGTGCTGCTCGACGTCGACTGCCCCGTCGTCACCGTGATGACGGACTGA
- a CDS encoding ORC1-type DNA replication protein, translating to MPGDADDDMLSWDESVFRDESVFEIDHVPETFRHRESQLESLKYALRPAVRGSRPLNTIVRGPPGTGKTTAVQKLFSELRARTEVRTVRVNCQVDSTRYAVFSRLFEGIFEYEPPSSGISFKKLFGQITDRLVEEDEVLVVALDDVNYLFYENEASDTLYSLLRAHEAHSGAKIGVIVVSSDLSLDVIDDLDGRVQSVFRPEEVYFPVYDATEIYDILGERAKRGFHEGVIGDAELDRVADLTAESGDLRVGIDLLRRAGLNAEMRASKSIATEDVESAYDKSKHVHLSRSLRGLSDSERALVRVLAANDGEQAGAVYEAFHEETDLGYTRYSEIINKLDQLGVIDAEYADVEGRGRSRELTLAYDAEAVLDRLE from the coding sequence ATGCCCGGGGACGCCGACGACGACATGCTCTCGTGGGACGAGTCGGTGTTCCGCGACGAGTCGGTCTTCGAGATCGACCACGTCCCCGAGACGTTCCGCCACCGCGAGAGCCAGCTCGAGAGCCTGAAGTACGCGCTCCGGCCGGCCGTCCGCGGCTCCCGCCCGCTCAACACGATCGTCCGGGGACCGCCGGGGACGGGCAAGACCACCGCGGTCCAGAAGCTCTTCTCGGAGCTGCGCGCGCGCACCGAGGTGCGGACCGTCCGCGTGAACTGCCAGGTCGACTCGACGCGCTACGCCGTCTTCTCCCGGCTCTTCGAGGGGATCTTCGAGTACGAGCCGCCCTCCTCGGGGATCTCCTTCAAGAAGCTGTTCGGCCAGATCACGGACCGGCTCGTCGAGGAAGACGAGGTGCTCGTGGTCGCCCTCGACGACGTGAACTACCTCTTCTACGAGAACGAGGCCTCCGACACGCTCTACTCGCTCCTGCGCGCCCACGAGGCGCACTCCGGCGCGAAGATCGGCGTGATCGTCGTCTCCTCGGACCTCTCGCTCGACGTCATCGACGACCTCGACGGCCGGGTCCAGTCGGTGTTCCGCCCCGAGGAGGTGTACTTCCCGGTGTACGACGCGACGGAGATCTACGACATCCTCGGCGAGCGCGCGAAGCGCGGCTTCCACGAGGGCGTGATCGGCGACGCCGAGCTGGACCGGGTCGCCGACTTGACCGCCGAGAGCGGCGACCTCCGCGTCGGGATCGACCTCCTGCGTCGCGCGGGGCTCAACGCCGAGATGCGCGCCTCGAAGTCGATCGCGACCGAGGACGTCGAGTCCGCCTACGACAAGTCGAAACACGTCCACCTCTCGCGGTCGCTCCGTGGGCTCTCCGACTCCGAGCGCGCGCTCGTCCGCGTGCTCGCGGCCAACGACGGCGAGCAGGCCGGGGCGGTGTACGAGGCGTTCCACGAGGAGACGGACCTCGGCTACACCCGCTACTCGGAGATCATCAACAAGCTCGACCAGCTCGGCGTGATCGACGCCGAGTACGCCGACGTCGAGGGGCGCGGGCGCTCGCGCGAGCTCACCCTCGCGTACGACGCCGAGGCGGTGCTGGACCGGCTGGAGTGA
- a CDS encoding ABC transporter permease, with amino-acid sequence MSRLSYFIRRTAITAVLIFLVASALFFFFRAMPGDYSSLLVQQGMNPEQIAQLRADWGLDEPIYVQYYQYITNLLTGNAGQSFRFSQPVWELVAPRILNSFVLVAPAITATYIVGGLFGAYIGRRRGSPLEKSGIISVSVFHSIPDFFLGIMLIALFSSTLGIFPTSGMLSPATMIQVQDQAYWQRFLLPEFWRHYTLPFMTVLLYFMQYPTLIMRNSVVEVSDQEYLHYHRLKGLPESKLLRKIIRHASLPVITLYPISLAASISGLVLIEVVFNWPGIGQLLVSSVLARDFPVIQFVFLIAATWVIIGNFLVDLLYGVLDPRVSVAGDED; translated from the coding sequence GTGAGCCGCCTGAGCTACTTCATCCGCCGGACGGCGATAACGGCGGTGCTCATCTTCCTCGTGGCCTCGGCGCTGTTCTTCTTCTTCCGGGCGATGCCGGGGGACTACTCGTCGCTCCTGGTCCAACAGGGGATGAACCCCGAACAGATCGCGCAGCTGCGGGCCGACTGGGGGCTCGACGAGCCGATATACGTCCAGTACTACCAGTACATCACCAACCTCCTGACCGGGAACGCGGGGCAGTCCTTCCGCTTCAGCCAGCCGGTCTGGGAGCTCGTGGCTCCGCGCATCCTGAACTCGTTCGTGCTCGTCGCGCCGGCCATCACCGCGACGTACATCGTCGGCGGGCTGTTCGGCGCGTACATCGGCCGCCGCCGCGGGAGCCCGCTCGAGAAGTCGGGGATCATCTCGGTCTCCGTCTTCCACTCGATCCCGGACTTCTTCCTCGGCATCATGCTGATCGCGCTGTTCTCCTCGACGCTGGGGATCTTCCCGACCTCCGGGATGCTCTCGCCGGCGACGATGATCCAGGTCCAGGACCAGGCGTACTGGCAGCGGTTCCTGCTGCCGGAGTTCTGGCGACACTACACGCTGCCGTTCATGACGGTTCTCCTGTACTTCATGCAGTACCCGACGCTGATCATGCGGAACAGCGTCGTCGAGGTGAGCGACCAGGAGTACCTCCACTACCACCGGCTGAAGGGGCTGCCTGAGTCGAAACTGCTCCGGAAGATCATCCGTCACGCCTCGCTGCCGGTCATCACGCTGTACCCGATCTCGCTGGCGGCGTCGATCAGCGGGCTCGTCCTGATCGAGGTCGTCTTCAACTGGCCGGGGATCGGCCAGCTGTTGGTCTCGTCGGTCCTGGCGCGGGACTTCCCCGTGATCCAGTTCGTGTTCCTCATCGCGGCCACCTGGGTCATCATCGGGAACTTCCTCGTCGACCTCCTGTACGGCGTGCTCGACCCGCGCGTCTCCGTCGCCGGCGACGAGGACTGA
- a CDS encoding THUMP domain-containing protein, whose amino-acid sequence MYWLELAGETDAFAACEAATAATGVELLAPGVAAAGSVGEGVERLAYTRAAHEAIARTDATVASAVAALEAAPLDRTGSVAVRARNVRNTADASTTDAERALGSVLVDRGFSVDLDDPDHVLRALFAAGERADHDAVAGADGESASVCALGWAALEAARDFAPDPTDRPFFQPGSMAPADARAYVNLAGAAPDRTLLDPMCGTGGLPLEAGLVGADAVACDAQAKMVRGTRENLRAYVGDDRGDEGGGDGGDDGDVNDAGDGPSWHVARGDATDLPLVDDAVDGVAFDAPYGRQSKIARHELADLVAGALTEAARVAPRAVMVADRDWRRPAREAGWEVVAAFERRVHRSLTRHVLVLERERGSSRAT is encoded by the coding sequence GTGTACTGGCTCGAACTCGCGGGGGAGACGGACGCGTTCGCGGCCTGCGAGGCGGCGACGGCCGCGACCGGCGTCGAACTCCTCGCGCCGGGGGTGGCGGCCGCCGGGAGCGTCGGCGAGGGCGTCGAGCGGCTGGCGTACACCCGCGCCGCCCACGAGGCGATCGCCCGGACGGACGCGACGGTCGCCTCGGCGGTCGCCGCCCTCGAGGCCGCGCCGCTCGACCGGACGGGAAGCGTCGCGGTTCGCGCCCGCAACGTCCGGAACACGGCCGACGCCTCCACGACCGACGCCGAGCGCGCGCTCGGGAGCGTCCTCGTCGACCGCGGCTTTTCGGTCGACCTCGACGACCCCGACCACGTCCTGCGCGCGCTGTTCGCGGCGGGCGAGCGCGCCGACCACGACGCGGTCGCCGGGGCGGACGGCGAGAGCGCCTCCGTCTGCGCGCTCGGCTGGGCGGCTCTGGAGGCCGCCCGCGACTTCGCGCCGGATCCGACCGACCGGCCCTTCTTCCAGCCGGGGAGCATGGCACCCGCGGACGCCCGCGCCTACGTCAACCTCGCCGGCGCGGCCCCCGACCGAACCCTGCTCGACCCGATGTGCGGGACCGGCGGGCTCCCGCTGGAGGCGGGGCTCGTCGGGGCCGACGCGGTCGCCTGCGACGCCCAGGCGAAGATGGTCCGCGGGACGAGAGAGAACCTCCGTGCGTACGTGGGAGACGACCGGGGCGACGAGGGCGGTGGGGACGGTGGCGACGACGGGGACGTGAACGATGCGGGCGACGGGCCGAGCTGGCACGTCGCCCGCGGCGACGCCACGGACCTCCCGCTCGTCGACGACGCGGTCGACGGCGTCGCCTTCGACGCGCCCTACGGCAGACAGTCCAAGATCGCCCGCCACGAGCTCGCGGACCTCGTCGCCGGCGCGCTGACGGAGGCCGCCCGCGTCGCGCCGCGCGCCGTGATGGTCGCCGACCGTGACTGGCGTCGACCCGCCCGCGAGGCGGGATGGGAGGTCGTCGCCGCCTTCGAGCGCCGGGTTCACCGGTCGCTGACGAGACACGTGTTGGTCCTGGAGCGCGAACGGGGCTCGTCGCGGGCGACGTGA